A window of the Henckelia pumila isolate YLH828 chromosome 3, ASM3356847v2, whole genome shotgun sequence genome harbors these coding sequences:
- the LOC140893039 gene encoding protein argonaute 4-like — protein MDPSEQDGNGTTESLPPPPPIPENVTPFMAEPGPALNKVIRHPMARPGRGSRGNKVPILTNHFKVNVKSIDGYFFHYSVALFYEDGRPVDGKGVGRKLLDRVQETYESELAGKVFAYDGEKSLFTVGPLPRNKLEFTVVLDDAASSRNNGNASPGGHESPNESDKKRIRRSYHSKTFKVEISFAAKIPMQAIGNALRGQESENSQEALRVLDIVLRQHAARQGCLLVRQSFFHNDPKNFAPVGGGVLGCRGFHSSFRATQSGLSLNIDVSTTMIIQPGPLVDFLIENQNVKDPFSLDWAKAKRTLKNLRVKTVPTNQEYKITGLSEKPCREQTFTLKLKARDKDGEPQTTDVTVYDYFVNHRNIDLRYSADLPCINVGKPKRPTYIPVELCSLVSLQRYTKALTSFQRASLVEKSRQKPQERMSVLSNALKTNNYDSEPMLRSSGVSISSSFTQVEGRILPPPKLKVGNGEEMFTRNGKWNFNNKKFIDASKIERWAVVNFSARCDVRGLIRDLTRIGEMKGIKVEAPFDVFEENSQFRRAPPLVRVEKMLEEVQSKLPGQPKFLLCLLPERKNCDIYGPWKRKNLSEFGIVTQCLCPMRVNDQYLTNLLLKINAKLGGLNTSLAGEISSSLPVVSKIPTLILGMDVSHGSPGQSDIPSIAAVVSSRQWPSVSRYRACVRTQSRKVEMIDSLFKRVSDTEDEGIIRELLVDYYTSSGKRKPDQIIIFRDGVSESQFNQVLNIELNQIIEACKFLDEKWSPKFVVIVAQKNHHTKFFQPNSPENVPPGTVIDNTICHPKNYDFYLCAHAGMIGTSRPTHYHVLLDQVGFSADDLQELVHSLSYVYQRSTTAISVVAPICYAHLAASQLGTWMKFEEISETSSSHNGGSAAPAVPPMPKLQENVRNSMFFV, from the exons ATGGATCCCTCTGAACAAGATGGTAATGGAACTACAGAATCTCTACCACCACCTCCTCCTATTCCCGAAAACGTTACTCCATTCATGGCTGAACCGGGACCAGCGTTGAACAAGGTTATACGTCATCCAATGGCCAGACCTGGCCGAGGAAGCAGAGGGAATAAGGTTCCTATTCTAACCAACCACTTCAAAGTGAATGTCAAAAGCATTGACGGCTACTTCTTTCACTACAGT GTTGCCCTCTTCTATGAGGATGGACGTCCTGTTGATGGTAAGGGTGTTGGGCGGAAGCTACTTGACCGAGTTCAGGAGACTTACGAATCAGAGTTGGCTGGTAAGGTATTTGCTTATGATGGAGAGAAGAGTCTCTTCACCGTCGGCCCACTTCCGAGGAACAAACTCGAGTTTACTGTTGTGCTTGATGATGCGGCGTCAAGTCG GAACAATGGCAATGCCAGCCCTGGAGGGCATGAAAGTCCCAACGAAAGTGACAAGAAAAGGATCAGGCGTTCCTACCATTCGAAAACCTTTAAAGTGGAGATAAGTTTTGCGGCCAAAATTCCTATGCAGGCCATAGGGAATGCTTTACGTGGCCAGGAATCTGAAAATTCACAAGAAGCCTTGCGGGTTTTGGATATTGTTTTGAGACAACATGCAGCAAGGCA GGGTTGCTTGTTGGTTCGTCAGTCTTTTTTCCACAACGATCCTAAAAACTTTGCTCCTGTGGGTGGTGGTGTCCTCGGTTGCCGAGGATTTCATTCAAGCTTCCGGGCCACCCAGAGTGGCTTGTCTTTGAACATTG ATGTGTCTACCACCATGATCATCCAACCTGGGCCTCTGGTGGATTTTCTCATTGAAAACCAAAATGTGAAAGATCCCTTCTCTCTTGACTGGGCGAAG GCGAAACGCACCCTTAAGAATTTAAGGGTGAAGACCGTTCCTACTAACCAAGAGTACAAAATCACTGGTTTGAGTGAGAAGCCTTGCAGGGAGCAAAC GTTCACATTGAAGCTAAAAGCTAGGGACAAGGATGGTGAACCACAGACAACAGATGTGACCGTCTATGACTACTTTGTCAACCACAGGAACATTGATTTACGTTATTCGGCTGATTTGCCATGCATTAATGTCGGAAAGCCAAAACGACCAACATATATCCCAGTTGAG CTTTGTTCCCTGGTGTCATTGCAACGTTACACAAAAGCTCTTACCTCCTTTCAAAGAGCTTCTCTAGTGGAAAAATCACGGCAGAAGCCACAAGAGAGGATGTCGGTTCTGAGTAAT GCTTTGAAGACCAATAATTATGATTCAGAACCAATGCTTCGTTCTAGCGGAGTTTCTATTTCAAGTAGCTTTACTCAGGTTGAAGGGCGAATTCTGCCACCCCCCAAG CTGAAAGTCGGTAATGGAGAAGAGATGTTTACTCGCAATGGAAAGTGGAATTTTAATAATAAG AAATTTATTGATGCGAGTAAGATAGAACGCTGGGCTGTTGTGAACTTCTCAGCACGCTGTGACGTACGCGGCCTGATCAGAGATTTGACCAGAATTGGCGAAATGAAAGGAATT AAAGTGGAAGCTCCGTTTGATGTTTTTGAAGAAAATTCGCAGTTCCGACGTGCTCCACCCCTTGTCAGGGTGGAGAAAATGTTGGAAGAGGTGCAGTCAAAGCTTCCTGGACAACCAAAGTTCCTTCTCTGCTTGCTTCCAGAGCGGAAAAACTGTGATATCTATG GCCCATGGAAGCGGAAAAATTTGTCAgaatttggaattgttactcaGTGTCTCTGCCCCATGCGAGTAAACGACCAATATCTAACAAATCTATTGCTAAAGATAAATGCAAAG CTCGGTGGTTTGAACACTAGTTTGGCTGGTGAAATATCATCTTCTCTTCCAGTGGTATCTAAGATTCCCACTCTGATTCTGGGGATGGATGTATCACATGGCTCACCTGGGCAATCTGATATCCCATCTATTGCTGCG GTTGTTAGCTCGAGGCAATGGCCTTCGGTTTCTCGTTATAGAGCATGTGTCCGCACTCAATCTCGAAAGGTTGAAATGATAGATTCCCTATTCAAGCGTGTGTCAGACACTGAAGATGAAGGCATAATTAG AGAACTTCTGGTGGATTACTACACCAGCTCTGGGAAAAGGAAGCCCGACCAAATTATCATATTCAG AGATGGTGTCAGTGAATCACAGTTCAATCAAGTCCTAAACATCGAGCTGAACCAAATCATTGAG GCATGCAAGTTTCTTGATGAGAAATGGTCTCCCAAATTTGTGGTAATTGTTGCACAGAAAAATCATCACACTAAGTTTTTCCAGCCTAATTCTCCAGAGAATGTCCCCCCTG GGACGGTGATTGATAACACAATTTGTCATCCCAAGAACTATGATTTTTACTTGTGCGCACATGCTGGAATGATT GGTACGTCCAGACCAACCCACTATCATGTTCTCTTAGATCAGGTTGGTTTCTCCGCTGATGATTTGCAGGAACTCGTTCACTCACTGTCCTACGT GTACCAGCGTAGCACAACTGCTATATCTGTTG TTGCACCTATATGCTATGCGCACTTGGCAGCCTCTCAGTTGGGGACTTGGATGAAGTTTGAAGAGATATCAGAGACATCTTCTAGTCACAATGGTGGTTCTGCAGCTCCAGCTGTTCCACCGATGCCTAAGCTACAGGAGAATGTTCGCAACTCGATGTTTTTTGTATAA
- the LOC140887069 gene encoding calmodulin-7 gives MADQLTDDQISEFKEAFSLFDKDGDGCITTKELGTVMRSLGQNPTEAELQDMINEVDADGNGTIDFPEFLNLMARKMKDTDSEEELKEAFRVFDKDQNGFISAAELRHVMTNLGEKLTDEEVDEMIREADVDGDGQINYEEFVKVMMAK, from the exons ATGGCGGATCAGCTTACGGACGATCAGATCTCGGAATTTAAGGAAGCATTTTCCCTATTTGATAAGGACGGCGACG GTTGCATTACCACCAAGGAGCTTGGGACAGTAATGCGCTCTTTGGGACAGAACCCCACAGAGGCTGAACTTCAGGATATGATCAATGAGGTTGATGCCGATGGTAATGGAACTATTGATTTCCCAGAATTCCTAAACCTGATGGCCCGGAAGATGAAGGACACTGATTCTGAAGAGGAGCTCAAGGAAGCTTTCCGGGTTTTTGACAAGGATCAGAATGGCTTCATCTCTGCAGCTGAACTTCGTCATGTCATGACAAATCTTGGGGAGAAGCTCACTGACGAGGAAGTTGATGAGATGATCCGTGAGGCTGATGTTGATGGCGATGGACAGATTAACTATGAGGAGTTTGTCAAAGTTATGATGGCCAAATGA
- the LOC140889249 gene encoding CSC1-like protein At4g35870 — MDPPLLSPTTLSPPPSPGDGDGAFDNAWYGNMQYLLNISAVGAITCLLIFVFVKLRVDHRRLPGSTAIASKLLAVWHATSVEISHHCGADAAQFLLIEGGSFGILLFLAALSVVVMLPVNICLGRAAISDEFSKTTINHIVKGSSLLWVHFIFVVFLVFLVHYGINVIESRLRITRFRDGNGNPSDPSSHSSAIFTIMVHGVPKTLGFNDTPLLEYFQHKYPGKIYKVVVPMDLCALDDLATDLTRVREKISKLVATIEAKGLTNESEYVDDGRENSGLLERCQFLWRRAKDLWYKVVDELGFSDEDRLRKLQESRAQMEMEMAVYKEGRARGAGVAFVVFKDVYTANKAVQDFRTEKRRRVGRFFSLTELQLQRNQWKVERAPLASDIYWNHLGSSKFSLKLRRVIVNTFLLLLLLFFSSPLAVISAIKSAARIINAEAIDNAQLWLTWLQSSSWIIAILFQFLPNVIIFVSMYLVIPSALSYLSKFERHLTVSSEQRAALLKMVCFFLVNLILLRALVESSLESAILKMSRCYLDGEDCKRIEQYLSSSFLSKSCLSCLAFLITSTFLGISFDLLSPIPWIKNNLRKFRKNDMLQLVPERIEDYPLQQDIDNLQRPLLGERISEVLVGENTHSNGSFPTATRYSGHDLSEYPPVRSQTSPVPKQAFDFAQYYAFNLTIFALTLIYSSFSPLAVPVGAVYFGYRYVVDKYNFLFVYRVRGFPAGNDGRLMDTVLCIMRFCVDLFLLSMLLFFSVHGDSTKLQAIFTLALLVMYKLLPYDHDVFQPAVLQGIQSVDNVIHGSLDYEVFSRPTFEWDTCNV; from the coding sequence ATGGATCCACCTCTGTTATCCCCCACAACCCTCTCCCCGCCGCCTTCTCCCGGCGATGGCGACGGAGCTTTCGACAACGCTTGGTACGGGAACATGCAGTACTTGCTCAATATCTCGGCGGTTGGCGCCATCACCTGCCTATTGATCTTTGTCTTCGTCAAGCTTCGCGTCGATCACCGCCGGCTGCCGGGATCCACGGCCATAGCCTCCAAGCTTCTTGCTGTGTGGCATGCCACCAGCGTCGAGATTTCGCATCACTGTGGTGCTGATGCGGCCCAGTTTCTCCTAATTGAAGGGGgcagcttcggtattctcctcTTTCTCGCCGCGCTTTCTGTCGTGGTTATGCTGCCCGTGAATATTTGTTTGGGCAGGGCTGCTATTTCCGATGAATTTTCCAAGACTACGATAAATCATATTGTTAAAGGTTCTAGTTTGCTTTGGGTGCATTTCATTTTTGTCGTTTTCCttgtttttttggtccattatgGTATAAATGTGATTGAAAGTAGGCTGAGGATAACGAGGTTTAGAGATGGGAATGGAAATCCAAGTGATCCTAGCTCACATTCAAGTGCAATTTTTACTATCATGGTTCATGGAGTTCCAAAAACTTTAGGCTTTAATGACACTCCGCTACTGGAGTATTTTCAGCATAAGTACCCTGGTAAGATTTATAAAGTGGTCGTACCTATGGATTTGTGTGCTTTGGATGATTTAGCTACAGATTTGACGAGGGTGAGGGAGAAGATCTCCAAATTGGTGGCAACAATTGAGGCCAAGGGCTTGACAAATGAGAGTGAATATGTTGATGATGGAAGGGAGAACAGTGGTTTGCTGGAGAGGTGTCAGTTTCTTTGGAGGAGAGCAAAGGATTTGTGGTACAAGGTGGTTGATGAATTGGGTTTCTCAGACGAGGATAGGTTAAGGAAGTTGCAAGAGTCGAGAGCTCAAATGGAGATGGAAATGGCAGTATATAAAGAGGGACGAGCAAGGGGTGCTGGGGTTGCATTTGTGGTATTCAAAGATGTTTACACTGCTAATAAGGCGGTGCAGGATTTTCGGACCGAGAAGAGGAGGCGGGTTGGGAGGTTCTTCTCATTGACAGAGTTGCAACTCCAAAGAAACCAATGGAAAGTGGAAAGAGCTCCATTGGCAAGTGACATATATTGGAACCATTTGGGATCCtcaaaattttctttaaaaCTGCGGAGAGTGATTGTAAATACTTTCCTGCTGTTGCTGCTTTTGTTTTTCAGTTCTCCACTCGCCGTAATTAGTGCCATAAAGAGTGCAGCTAGAATTATTAATGCAGAAGCGATAGATAATGCTCAGCTGTGGTTGACATGGTTGCAGAGCTCGAGCTGGATTATAGCCATACTTTTTCAGTTTCTGCccaatgttattatttttgtgaGTATGTATCTGGTGATTCCATCTGCTCTTTCATACCTTTCGAAGTTTGAACGTCATCTTACTGTGTCTAGCGAGCAAAGGGCTGCATTGTTAAAGATGGTGTGCTTTTTTCTGGTGAACCTCATTCTCTTGAGGGCTTTGGTCGAGTCATCTTTAGAAAGCGCTATTTTGAAAATGAGCAGGTGTTACTTGGATGGAGAAGATTGCAAACGGATTGAACAATATCTGAGTTCTTCTTTCTTGTCAAAATCATGCCTCTCCTGTCTTGCATTTCTCATTACAAGCACTTTCTTGGGTATATCTTTTGACCTACTGTCTCCAATACCTTGGATTAAAAATAATCTTCGGAAGTTTCGAAAGAATGACATGCTTCAGCTAGTACCCGAGAGAATAGAAGATTATCCCCTGCAACAAGACATAGATAACCTGCAGAGACCCCTTCTAGGTGAACGAATATCCGAGGTCTTGGTTGGCGAAAACACACACTCAAACGGTTCCTTTCCAACAGCAACACGCTATTCTGGGCATGATCTGTCCGAGTACCCTCCAGTCAGGAGCCAGACATCTCCAGTTCCCAAACAAGCATTTGATTTTGCACAATACTACGCCTTTAATCTCACAATCTTCGCCCTGACCCTCATTTATTCGTCATTCTCCCCTCTTGCAGTTCCGGTTGGTGCAGTTTATTTTGGATATAGATACGTAGTCGACAAATACAACTTCCTATTTGTGTACAGAGTTCGAGGCTTTCCTGCTGGAAACGACGGAAGGTTGATGGATACCGTACTTTGTATAATGAGGTTTTGTGTCGACTTGTTCCTTCTATCAATGCTTTTGTTCTTCTCAGTTCATGGAGACTCCACAAAGCTTCAGGCCATATTCACACTCGCATTATTAGTAATGTACAAGCTTTTGCCTTATGATCACGATGTGTTTCAGCCTGCTGTATTGCAAGGCATACAGAGTGTTGACAACGTAATACATGGATCCCTAGATTACGAGGTGTTTTCGCGGCCCACATTTGAATGGGATACTTGTAATGTATGA
- the LOC140891110 gene encoding SNF1-related protein kinase regulatory subunit beta-1-like yields the protein MGNANGREEGCANGGGGGDEASGSPVHAPNERVDSVDLMLSSPTHDHRQSRSPLSFSSQAPVDPLPRDNGPSFNPSRKNGSQIAVDHPFEQGMPIVISWSFGGSNVSVEGSWDNWRSRKILQRSGKDHSILLVLPPGIYCYRFIVDGEVKYAPDLPCDADEMGRRCNLLDVNNYVPENLDSVAEFEAPASPDSSYSQAFPGEEDFAKDPMLVPPQLQSTVLGSENCKETTSSSKPQHVELNHLFVEKGRSSQSVVALGLTHRFQSKYVTVVLYKPLKR from the exons ATGGGGAATGCGAATGGTAGAGAAGAAGGCTGTGCTAatggcggcggcggcggagaTGAGGCGTCGGGGAGTCCGGTACACGCTCCGAATGAGCGCGTGGATTCGGTTGATTTAATGCTCAGCTCTCCTACGCATGATCACCGTCAGTCTCGATCTCCGCTCTCGTTTTCCTCTCAG GCTCCGGTAGATCCTCTACCGAGGGATAATGGCCCCTCATTCAATCCATCACGGAAGAATGGGTCTCAGATAGCTGTTGATCACCCTTTTGAACAAGGTATGCCAATTGTAATTAGTTGGAGTTTTGGAGGAAGCAATGTATCTGTGGAAGGGTCTTGGGACAACTGGAGGTCACG GAAAATACTCCAGAGATCAGGCAAAGACCACTCAATTCTCTTGGTCCTCCCACCAGGTATATACTGTTATAGATTCATTGTGGATGGTGAAGTGAAATATGCTCCAGATCTTCCATGTGATGCTGATGAGATGGGTCGTCGCTGTAATCTCCTTGATGTCAAT AATTATGTTCCGGAAAACCTTGATAGTGTTGCAGAGTTTGAAGCTCCCGCATCACCGGACTCCAGCTACAGTCAAGCTTTCCCAGGAGAAGAAGATTTTGCAAAGGATCCGATGTTGGTTCCCCCACAACTCCAATCAACTGTGCTTGGCTCTGAAAACTGTAAAGAGACCACTTCTTCGTCGAAACCCCAGCATGTGGAGCTTAACCACCTATTTGTAGAGAAAGGTCGTTCTTCTCAGTCCGTTGTTGCTCTGGGCCTGACTCATCGTTTCCAATCCAAGTATGTGACCGTCGTCCTTTATAAACCGCTCAAGAGATGA